A genomic stretch from Streptomyces sp. QL37 includes:
- a CDS encoding AraC family transcriptional regulator: protein MGSGVLLGTGVGGLPGVPQGSCWLLSADAEPVRLGPGDVVFLPHGKGHILADSPRAPVATPVCGPDGPEPHDLYASDSVDRSGAGGPVTVLFCGAYQLDPSRAHPVLLSLPHLIHLPAQPGRRAELASAVKLLAAELETPGLGTDAAVPALLDTLLLYILRIWFDERPLREDHTTGGVAALNDPPVTAALHAIHRDPAGSWTVAKLAAEAGLSRAPFAERFARLVGQPPLAYLIWWRMTTAARLLRTSNAPLRSVAAQVGYTSEFAFAHTFKHVHGTPPGSYRRKG, encoded by the coding sequence GTGGGGTCAGGAGTTCTCCTCGGCACCGGGGTCGGCGGGCTTCCAGGGGTCCCGCAGGGATCCTGCTGGCTCCTGTCCGCGGACGCGGAACCTGTCCGGCTGGGCCCGGGGGACGTGGTGTTCCTGCCGCACGGCAAAGGGCACATCCTGGCCGACAGCCCTCGGGCTCCGGTGGCGACCCCTGTCTGCGGACCCGACGGTCCGGAGCCGCACGACCTCTACGCATCGGACAGTGTCGACAGGAGCGGAGCGGGCGGCCCGGTCACCGTGTTGTTCTGCGGGGCGTATCAGCTCGATCCGTCCCGCGCCCACCCTGTGTTGCTGTCCCTCCCGCATCTGATCCACCTGCCCGCACAGCCGGGCCGCCGTGCGGAGTTGGCTTCGGCGGTGAAGCTACTCGCCGCCGAGCTGGAGACCCCGGGCCTGGGTACGGACGCAGCCGTCCCCGCACTCCTGGACACACTGCTGCTCTACATCCTGCGCATCTGGTTCGACGAACGGCCTCTCCGAGAAGACCACACCACCGGAGGGGTCGCCGCACTGAACGATCCGCCGGTCACCGCCGCCCTCCACGCCATCCACCGCGACCCTGCGGGTTCGTGGACAGTGGCGAAGCTCGCCGCGGAAGCCGGGCTCTCCAGAGCGCCCTTCGCCGAGCGCTTCGCTCGGCTGGTCGGCCAGCCACCCCTGGCCTACCTGATCTGGTGGCGGATGACCACGGCAGCACGACTGCTACGGACATCGAACGCACCGCTGAGATCGGTCGCCGCCCAAGTGGGCTACAC
- a CDS encoding VOC family protein yields the protein MTTRLGSLNEFCWMDLKTHDLAGTATYFSKTLGWRFAVDEEDWRKATKIAIDGHLVGGVSDLANPLYPPGTPAHIAYYLAVDNVDRRAEAATANGARLVVPPFDAGDQGRIATLIDPVGAAFSLWQPYHFTGWRFPPHLAGVPHRMVLACDQPDKARHFYEETTGTPLICADFIATLGPSASTPQWELAVDVGDLDSVVARAHDHGQDLVTWSEETGHRVVRLSSPEGLTFQVRRLEQ from the coding sequence ATGACGACCCGTCTGGGTTCATTGAACGAATTCTGCTGGATGGACCTCAAAACCCACGACTTAGCCGGCACGGCCACCTACTTCTCGAAGACACTGGGCTGGCGCTTCGCGGTGGACGAGGAGGACTGGCGCAAGGCCACCAAGATAGCCATCGATGGCCACCTGGTCGGCGGTGTGAGCGACTTGGCGAACCCGCTCTACCCACCGGGAACACCCGCCCACATCGCCTACTACTTGGCAGTCGACAACGTCGATCGCCGTGCCGAAGCGGCGACGGCGAATGGCGCTCGTCTTGTCGTGCCTCCCTTCGACGCGGGCGATCAGGGCCGCATAGCGACATTGATCGATCCGGTTGGCGCCGCCTTCTCACTGTGGCAGCCATACCACTTCACCGGATGGAGGTTCCCGCCCCACTTGGCGGGTGTCCCCCACCGCATGGTCCTGGCCTGCGATCAGCCTGACAAAGCCCGGCACTTCTACGAGGAGACGACTGGCACCCCTCTGATCTGCGCCGATTTCATCGCCACACTCGGACCCAGTGCATCCACCCCGCAGTGGGAACTTGCGGTCGACGTCGGTGATCTGGACAGCGTCGTCGCCCGCGCACATGACCACGGCCAAGACCTGGTCACCTGGTCCGAAGAGACCGGTCATCGTGTTGTGCGGTTGAGCAGCCCAGAGGGACTGACATTCCAGGTTCGCCGCTTGGAGCAGTAA
- a CDS encoding IS630 family transposase — MAEPVRVRRLTDQEGQRLQQIVRRGSTSTVRYRRAMMLLASAGGNRLPAIAQLVQADEDTVRDVIHRFNEIGLACMDPQWAGGRPRQLGPDDEDFVVATATTRPTKLGQPFTRWSIRKLAAYLRRVHGQAIRMGREALRCLLARRGITFQRTKTWKESTDPDRDAKLDRIEHVLDHFPDRVFAFDEFGPLGIRPTGGSCWAKQGRPDRIPATYHRTHGVTYFHGCYSVGDDTLWGVNRRHKGTAQSLAALKSIRAARPDGAPIYVIMDNLSAHKGSKIRLWARKNKVELYFTPTNASWANPIEAHFGPLRQFTLANSHHRSHPAQTQVLHRYLRWRNANARHPDVLAAQRKERARIRSEKGIRWGGRPLKTAV; from the coding sequence GTGGCCGAGCCCGTTCGTGTGCGGAGGCTGACCGATCAGGAGGGGCAGCGGCTGCAGCAGATCGTGCGCCGGGGCAGTACCAGTACGGTGCGCTACCGGCGCGCAATGATGCTGCTGGCCTCAGCCGGCGGCAACCGACTGCCCGCGATCGCCCAGCTGGTCCAGGCCGACGAGGACACAGTCCGAGACGTGATCCACCGGTTCAACGAGATCGGCCTGGCCTGCATGGACCCTCAGTGGGCGGGAGGCCGTCCCCGCCAACTCGGCCCTGATGACGAGGACTTTGTCGTGGCGACGGCCACCACCCGCCCGACCAAGCTCGGTCAGCCCTTCACCCGCTGGTCGATCCGCAAACTCGCCGCCTACCTGCGACGCGTCCACGGCCAGGCGATCCGCATGGGCCGCGAGGCCCTGCGCTGCCTGCTCGCCCGCCGAGGGATCACCTTCCAGCGAACCAAGACCTGGAAGGAATCCACCGACCCGGACCGCGACGCCAAACTCGACCGGATCGAGCACGTCCTGGACCACTTCCCCGACAGGGTCTTCGCCTTCGACGAGTTCGGACCGTTAGGCATCCGCCCCACCGGGGGCTCCTGCTGGGCCAAGCAGGGCCGCCCCGACCGGATCCCGGCGACCTATCACCGCACCCACGGAGTCACCTACTTCCACGGCTGCTACTCAGTCGGCGACGACACCCTGTGGGGCGTCAACCGCCGCCACAAGGGCACCGCCCAGTCCCTGGCCGCACTGAAGTCGATCCGGGCAGCACGCCCGGACGGTGCCCCGATCTACGTAATCATGGACAACCTCTCCGCACACAAGGGCAGCAAGATCCGTCTGTGGGCACGGAAGAACAAGGTCGAGCTGTACTTCACCCCGACCAACGCCTCCTGGGCCAATCCGATCGAGGCGCACTTCGGACCTCTGCGGCAGTTCACCCTCGCCAACTCCCACCACCGCAGCCACCCCGCGCAGACCCAGGTTCTGCACCGCTACCTGCGCTGGCGCAACGCCAACGCCCGCCACCCCGATGTGCTCGCCGCCCAGCGCAAGGAACGCGCCCGCATCCGAAGCGAGAAGGGCATTCGCTGGGGCGGACGCCCTCTTAAGACCGCAGTCTGA
- a CDS encoding 3-oxoacyl-[acyl-carrier-protein] synthase III C-terminal domain-containing protein, with protein sequence MTALLAIKSARAVIAGYGPEGRPFGRLVPTDELVKEIHPKRPTKAPEGPTEDVRPSFVREKLGIGSVATTHHTDTLTAQTLTGGDAASSRAVFNPDIDAMTTRALHLALQDHGRPARPEALAGHIHLSWSSDDRQMFALAEARRETGWHTPGLTSLHLLSGCAGLIEALNYAQYLLHHTPARDDEDAVVFVTASNDLSAIAHTRGPCSAPDNEDLDQWLFPAIFGEGAGAMIIGHPDPEGGDWVVEDWAIEPVTEDWRVTMPPEQDTPHMVIRARGVGATYRTNIPLAAHRGLNALGRGTTVEDLHRLCLHESNPRMLAEVATRLGAPEETVHSISATVGTLACVSAFTLLEEAFHSHRPTPPDTAATVVCALIGDVAGSVAAGHITLRHQTAGVSSADV encoded by the coding sequence GTGACCGCTTTACTCGCGATCAAGAGCGCACGTGCCGTCATCGCCGGATACGGTCCGGAGGGCAGACCCTTCGGCCGTCTGGTGCCCACGGATGAACTCGTCAAGGAGATCCACCCGAAACGGCCGACGAAGGCTCCTGAGGGCCCGACCGAGGACGTCCGGCCCTCGTTCGTCCGGGAGAAGCTGGGCATCGGCTCCGTCGCCACGACCCACCACACCGACACCCTCACCGCCCAGACCCTCACCGGCGGCGACGCGGCCAGTTCGCGCGCGGTGTTCAACCCCGACATCGACGCGATGACCACCCGCGCATTGCATCTGGCCCTCCAGGACCATGGGCGCCCCGCCCGCCCGGAGGCGCTCGCCGGCCACATCCACCTGTCATGGTCGAGCGACGACCGACAGATGTTCGCGCTCGCCGAAGCCCGCCGGGAAACCGGATGGCACACACCGGGCCTGACATCCCTGCACCTGCTGTCCGGATGCGCGGGACTGATCGAGGCCCTGAACTACGCCCAATACCTGCTGCACCACACCCCGGCCCGCGACGACGAGGACGCTGTCGTGTTCGTGACCGCGAGCAACGACCTCTCCGCGATCGCCCATACCCGCGGCCCGTGCTCCGCCCCCGACAACGAGGACCTCGACCAGTGGCTCTTCCCGGCGATCTTCGGCGAAGGAGCCGGCGCGATGATCATCGGCCACCCCGACCCCGAAGGGGGTGACTGGGTCGTGGAGGACTGGGCGATCGAGCCGGTCACCGAGGACTGGCGGGTGACCATGCCGCCCGAACAGGACACCCCGCACATGGTGATCCGCGCCCGCGGTGTCGGCGCCACCTACCGCACCAACATCCCCCTCGCAGCACACCGCGGACTCAATGCCCTGGGCCGGGGAACCACAGTCGAAGACCTGCACCGACTGTGCCTGCACGAGTCCAACCCGCGCATGCTCGCCGAAGTCGCCACCAGACTCGGCGCACCCGAAGAAACCGTACACAGCATCAGCGCCACGGTCGGCACCCTGGCCTGCGTCTCCGCCTTCACCCTCCTCGAAGAAGCCTTCCACTCCCACCGCCCCACCCCTCCGGACACCGCCGCCACCGTGGTCTGCGCGCTGATCGGCGACGTCGCCGGGTCCGTCGCCGCCGGCCACATCACCCTGCGCCACCAGACAGCCGGGGTCTCTTCCGCGGACGTTTGA
- a CDS encoding chaplin family protein, whose amino-acid sequence MNRETRNTGARAVVLGAVAGAALLPAGAAEANVVGVGNATFGNTCVNHTDARAEGATVAGSGLGSGNHAGLPLNLARNHCGNSGIICTAIFMARY is encoded by the coding sequence ATGAACAGGGAAACACGGAACACCGGGGCGCGGGCCGTGGTGCTGGGGGCGGTCGCCGGGGCGGCTCTGCTTCCTGCCGGAGCTGCAGAGGCCAACGTCGTCGGCGTCGGGAACGCGACGTTCGGCAACACCTGCGTGAACCACACCGACGCACGGGCCGAGGGTGCGACTGTCGCCGGGAGCGGCCTGGGCAGCGGCAACCACGCCGGTCTGCCCCTCAACCTGGCGCGCAACCACTGCGGAAACAGCGGCATCATCTGCACCGCGATTTTCATGGCACGTTACTGA
- a CDS encoding GH1 family beta-glucosidase: MTASIDLAAFPRDFVWGTATAAYQIEGGVAEDGRSPSIWDTFSHTPGKVANGDHGDEACDHYHRWPEDVALMKRLGADSYRMSTAWPRIVPDGDGPINAAGLDFYDRLVDGLLDAGITPNITLYHWDLPQTLQDRGGWTVRETAEHLAAYAAVVAGRLGDRVTRWATLNEPLCSGWIGHLEGRMAPGLTDLTAAVRASYHLLLGHGLAAQAIRAAAPGAQVGLVTNHSTVEAATSAPQDLAAAIRMDGHTNRWWLDPVYGRGFPTDMRELYGVELPERAGDLETIATPLDWHGLNYYFPVTVTDDPEGPVPHAREVRLPDVPRTGMDWQIDADGLEALLMRLTDDYGVSRLYVTENGSAFPDTIGPDGAVDDPGRTRYLEQHLAACARAVRKGAPLAGYYAWSLLDNFEWAYGYDKRFGLVHVDYPTQTRTIKSSGHRYADIISAHRQAHADGTS; encoded by the coding sequence GTGACCGCATCGATAGATCTTGCCGCCTTCCCCCGTGATTTCGTCTGGGGCACGGCCACGGCCGCGTACCAGATCGAAGGCGGCGTCGCCGAGGACGGCCGGTCGCCTTCGATCTGGGACACCTTCTCCCACACCCCGGGAAAGGTCGCCAACGGTGACCACGGCGACGAGGCCTGCGACCACTACCACCGGTGGCCGGAGGACGTGGCCCTCATGAAGCGGCTGGGCGCCGACTCGTACCGCATGTCGACGGCCTGGCCGCGCATCGTCCCGGACGGCGACGGACCGATCAACGCCGCGGGGCTCGACTTCTACGACCGGTTGGTGGACGGCCTCCTGGACGCGGGCATCACCCCCAACATCACCCTCTACCACTGGGACCTTCCCCAGACTCTTCAGGACCGGGGCGGGTGGACGGTGCGTGAAACGGCCGAACACCTCGCCGCCTACGCGGCCGTCGTGGCCGGACGCCTGGGCGACCGGGTCACCCGGTGGGCCACTCTCAACGAACCGCTGTGCTCCGGCTGGATCGGACACCTGGAAGGCCGGATGGCTCCCGGCCTCACCGACCTGACCGCCGCGGTCCGGGCCTCCTACCACCTGCTGCTGGGCCACGGACTGGCTGCCCAGGCGATCCGCGCCGCGGCGCCCGGAGCGCAGGTCGGGCTCGTGACCAACCACTCCACGGTGGAGGCCGCGACCTCCGCACCCCAGGACCTCGCGGCGGCGATCCGTATGGACGGCCACACCAACCGCTGGTGGCTCGACCCCGTGTACGGCCGTGGCTTCCCCACCGACATGCGAGAGCTGTACGGAGTCGAACTGCCCGAGCGCGCCGGTGACCTGGAGACCATCGCCACCCCCCTGGACTGGCACGGCCTCAACTACTACTTCCCGGTCACCGTCACCGACGACCCGGAGGGCCCCGTCCCACACGCCCGGGAGGTCCGGCTGCCCGACGTGCCGCGCACCGGCATGGACTGGCAGATCGACGCCGACGGCCTCGAAGCGCTGCTCATGCGGCTGACCGACGACTACGGCGTGAGCCGCCTCTACGTCACCGAGAACGGCTCCGCCTTTCCCGACACCATCGGCCCCGACGGGGCGGTGGACGACCCCGGGCGGACCCGCTACCTGGAGCAGCACCTGGCAGCGTGCGCCCGAGCCGTCCGTAAGGGGGCGCCCCTCGCTGGGTACTACGCCTGGTCGCTGCTGGACAACTTCGAGTGGGCCTACGGCTACGACAAGCGATTCGGCCTGGTCCATGTCGACTACCCGACTCAGACACGCACCATAAAGAGCAGCGGTCACCGGTACGCGGACATCATCAGTGCACACCGTCAGGCCCATGCTGACGGCACTTCCTGA
- a CDS encoding carbohydrate ABC transporter permease gives MAPPQSFLWARRVFLTLLTVFVVLPVFVMITSSLKPLEDVTGKFQWIPSGLTVSPYFDIWDTVPLADYFMNSLIVAGAATVCSVVIAVFAAYAVSRYNFRGKRVFTVTVLSTQMFPGILFLLPLFLIYVNIGNATGIALFGSRIGLIITYLTFSLPFSIWMLIGYFDSVPRDLDEAAKVDGCGPLGALFRVIVPAAIPGIVAVAVYAFMTAWGEVLFASVMTNETTRTLAVGLQGYSTQNDVYWNQVMAASLVVSLPVVAGFLLLQRYLVAGLTAGAVK, from the coding sequence ATGGCGCCCCCGCAGTCGTTCCTGTGGGCGCGGCGGGTCTTCCTCACGCTTCTCACCGTCTTCGTGGTCCTGCCGGTGTTCGTGATGATCACCAGCTCTCTCAAGCCGCTGGAAGACGTGACCGGGAAGTTCCAGTGGATTCCCTCGGGCCTGACCGTCAGCCCTTACTTCGACATCTGGGACACGGTCCCCCTCGCCGACTACTTCATGAACTCCTTGATCGTCGCCGGGGCGGCGACCGTCTGCTCCGTGGTGATCGCGGTGTTCGCGGCCTACGCCGTCAGCCGCTACAACTTCCGCGGCAAGCGCGTGTTCACGGTGACCGTCCTCTCGACGCAGATGTTCCCCGGCATCCTCTTCCTCCTGCCGCTGTTCCTCATCTACGTGAACATCGGCAACGCCACGGGCATCGCACTGTTCGGGTCGCGGATCGGCCTCATCATCACGTACCTCACCTTCTCCCTCCCCTTCTCCATCTGGATGCTGATCGGATACTTCGACTCGGTGCCCAGGGATCTGGACGAGGCGGCCAAGGTGGACGGCTGCGGCCCGCTCGGCGCGCTGTTCCGGGTCATCGTCCCTGCGGCCATTCCCGGCATCGTCGCCGTCGCCGTGTACGCGTTCATGACGGCCTGGGGCGAAGTCCTCTTCGCCTCCGTCATGACCAACGAGACGACCCGCACCCTGGCCGTCGGCCTGCAGGGCTACTCCACGCAGAACGACGTGTACTGGAACCAGGTCATGGCAGCCTCGCTCGTGGTGAGCCTGCCCGTCGTCGCCGGGTTCCTGCTCCTCCAGCGCTACCTCGTCGCCGGCCTCACCGCCGGCGCCGTCAAGTAG
- a CDS encoding sugar ABC transporter permease → MTTTVATVSGERTAEKNDPGAAPRRRRSGRLRKIGLPYLLLLPALLLELLVHLVPMIIGIVVSFRQLTQFYIRDWATAPWTGLDNYAVSVDFDAPVGEALVQSFLTTCLFTVVSVGLCWFLGTAAAIFMQETFRGRGFLRTLFLVPYALPVYAAVITWAFMFQRDNGIINHVIHDQLGLTDSPPFWLIGDNAFVTLLVVSVWKGWPFAFLIMMAGLQNVPRDIYEAAALDGAGVWQQVRRITLPSLRPVNQVLVLVLFLWTFNDFNTPFVLFGKSAPASADLISIHIYQSSFQTWNFGTGSAMSVLLLLFLLVVTGLYLLFTSRGKQATDA, encoded by the coding sequence ATGACCACAACCGTCGCCACCGTCAGCGGCGAGCGGACAGCAGAGAAGAACGACCCCGGAGCGGCGCCGCGCAGACGCCGCTCCGGGCGGCTGCGCAAGATCGGCCTGCCCTACCTGCTGCTGCTCCCCGCCCTGCTCCTCGAGCTGCTGGTCCACCTGGTGCCCATGATCATCGGCATCGTCGTCAGCTTCCGGCAGCTCACCCAGTTCTACATCCGGGACTGGGCCACCGCGCCGTGGACCGGTCTGGACAACTACGCCGTCTCGGTCGACTTCGACGCCCCGGTGGGCGAGGCGCTGGTGCAGTCGTTCCTGACGACCTGCCTGTTCACCGTGGTCTCGGTGGGGCTGTGCTGGTTCCTCGGAACCGCCGCCGCGATCTTCATGCAGGAGACCTTCCGCGGCAGGGGATTCCTGCGCACGCTCTTCCTCGTGCCGTACGCCCTGCCCGTCTACGCCGCGGTCATCACCTGGGCGTTCATGTTCCAGCGCGACAACGGCATCATCAACCACGTCATCCACGACCAGCTCGGCCTGACGGACAGCCCGCCGTTCTGGCTGATCGGCGACAACGCGTTCGTGACGCTGCTCGTCGTCTCGGTGTGGAAGGGCTGGCCCTTCGCCTTCCTCATCATGATGGCCGGGCTCCAGAACGTTCCCCGGGATATCTACGAAGCTGCGGCGCTCGACGGCGCCGGAGTGTGGCAGCAGGTCCGCCGCATCACCCTGCCGTCACTGCGGCCCGTCAACCAGGTCCTCGTACTGGTCCTGTTCCTCTGGACCTTCAACGACTTCAACACGCCGTTCGTCCTGTTCGGCAAGTCCGCACCGGCATCGGCAGACCTGATCTCCATCCACATCTACCAGTCGTCCTTCCAGACCTGGAACTTCGGCACGGGCTCCGCGATGTCGGTCCTGCTGCTGCTTTTCCTGCTCGTGGTGACCGGCCTCTACCTCCTGTTCACGTCCCGAGGAAAGCAGGCGACCGATGCCTAG
- a CDS encoding sugar ABC transporter substrate-binding protein, translated as MRRIRAAAVGAITLSLVLTAAACGGGSSGAGGSNEQPKTLTYWASNQGASIEVDKKVLQPELDKFEKETGIKVKLEVVPWGDLLNRILTATTSGQGPDVLNIGNTWSASLQATGALLPWDEKNFEAIGGRDRFVESALGSTGVQGKDPAAVPLYSMAYALYYNKKMFADAGIQKPPTTWDEVTEAGKKLSKDGKWGLGAEGSNLSNNIHQVFVLAKQHGADFFTADGKADFTSDGAVAAVKQYVDLMAKDKIVAPGNAEYAQNQSLSDFAKDKTAMVLWQTAAATFESQGMKKDEWGVVPAPVLSGKPGAGKGTNSMVAGINMAVFNNTKNVDGAKKFVKFMTSDEEQTVLNESYGSIPPVKAAQEGDAFNTFALSPLRETLATSATALPQVAEESQFETVVGTAVKELFADAAAGRPVTTESVKAKLEKAQQQMPKK; from the coding sequence ATGCGAAGAATCCGAGCCGCGGCCGTCGGCGCCATCACCCTCTCGCTCGTACTCACCGCGGCCGCCTGCGGCGGCGGTTCGTCGGGTGCGGGCGGGTCCAACGAGCAGCCGAAGACGCTCACCTACTGGGCTTCGAACCAGGGCGCCAGCATCGAGGTGGACAAGAAGGTCCTGCAGCCCGAACTCGACAAGTTCGAGAAGGAGACCGGCATCAAGGTCAAGCTGGAGGTGGTGCCCTGGGGTGATCTGCTGAACCGCATCCTCACCGCCACCACCTCCGGCCAGGGCCCGGACGTCCTGAACATCGGTAACACCTGGAGCGCCTCGCTGCAGGCCACCGGTGCGCTGCTGCCCTGGGACGAGAAGAACTTCGAGGCGATAGGCGGCAGGGACCGCTTCGTCGAGTCCGCCCTCGGTTCGACCGGTGTGCAGGGCAAGGACCCGGCTGCCGTGCCGCTGTACTCCATGGCCTACGCGCTCTACTACAACAAGAAGATGTTCGCCGACGCCGGCATACAGAAGCCGCCGACTACGTGGGACGAAGTGACCGAGGCCGGGAAGAAGCTGTCCAAGGACGGCAAGTGGGGACTCGGCGCCGAGGGCTCCAACCTCTCCAACAACATCCATCAGGTCTTCGTCCTCGCGAAGCAGCACGGGGCCGACTTCTTCACCGCCGACGGCAAGGCCGACTTCACTTCCGACGGCGCGGTCGCGGCCGTCAAGCAGTACGTCGACCTCATGGCCAAGGACAAGATCGTCGCGCCGGGCAACGCCGAGTACGCGCAGAACCAGTCCCTGAGCGACTTCGCGAAGGACAAGACGGCCATGGTGCTGTGGCAGACCGCGGCCGCCACCTTCGAGTCCCAGGGCATGAAGAAGGACGAGTGGGGAGTCGTCCCCGCCCCGGTCCTGTCGGGGAAGCCCGGGGCCGGCAAGGGCACCAACTCCATGGTCGCCGGCATCAACATGGCCGTCTTCAACAACACCAAGAACGTCGACGGCGCGAAGAAGTTCGTGAAGTTCATGACCAGCGACGAGGAGCAGACGGTCCTCAACGAGTCCTACGGCTCCATCCCGCCGGTCAAGGCCGCCCAGGAGGGCGACGCGTTCAACACCTTCGCGCTGTCACCCCTGCGCGAGACCCTCGCCACCAGCGCCACCGCTCTGCCGCAGGTCGCCGAGGAGTCGCAGTTCGAGACCGTCGTCGGCACGGCGGTCAAGGAGCTCTTCGCAGACGCGGCCGCCGGGCGCCCGGTGACGACCGAATCGGTCAAGGCGAAGCTCGAAAAGGCCCAGCAGCAGATGCCGAAGAAGTGA
- a CDS encoding ROK family protein: protein MKVRSGRTVRDLRRENRTAVLQRLYFDGPLSRFSLGPPTGLSSGSVSNVVAELVAEGLVEEAGSVDSAGGRPRTLLRIRPQSRYIIGVDIGETRVRVELFDLALTELARVEKPLSLDGPRRVDRYDVGVVVGHVREGITEVLARAEIAADQLLGVGVGVPGIVSRTPEDGAVVHGQTIGWDAVPLERLLRESVPLPANVLYYIDNGAKTLGQAEMWFGAGRGAQSAVVVLFGSGVGACVVTDDMSPGRAVEWGHLTVRVRGRRCRCGSLGCLEAYAGAEALLERWREAGGEPLMDVDEETALTAMLAAAYPAGQGDAAGPDSDATALAVLEETAEYLGAGFSDLINLFQPERILVGGWAGLQLGTRFLDSVRAHATSYSLAYPAAHVRIGLGTLGPDAVTVGAAALPLADFFERGGRQEDAGPQEQTPMWQTTLRDRAAHR from the coding sequence GTGAAAGTACGCAGCGGCCGGACGGTGCGTGACCTGCGGCGCGAGAACCGCACCGCCGTATTGCAACGTTTGTATTTCGATGGCCCGTTGAGCCGCTTTTCGCTTGGCCCGCCCACCGGTCTGAGTTCGGGCTCCGTGAGCAACGTGGTGGCCGAGCTGGTCGCCGAAGGGCTGGTCGAAGAGGCCGGCAGCGTCGACTCCGCAGGGGGGCGCCCTCGCACCCTTCTGCGTATCCGGCCTCAGAGCCGGTACATAATCGGTGTCGACATCGGAGAGACGCGGGTGAGGGTCGAACTCTTCGATCTCGCTCTCACCGAGCTGGCACGCGTCGAGAAGCCCTTGTCACTCGACGGACCCCGGCGCGTCGACCGCTACGACGTCGGTGTCGTGGTGGGACATGTGCGGGAGGGCATCACCGAAGTTCTGGCCCGTGCGGAGATCGCGGCCGATCAGCTCCTCGGCGTCGGCGTCGGCGTGCCGGGCATCGTCTCCAGGACACCCGAGGACGGCGCCGTCGTGCACGGCCAGACCATCGGCTGGGACGCGGTACCGCTGGAGCGACTGCTGCGTGAGTCGGTGCCGCTCCCCGCGAACGTGCTGTATTACATCGACAACGGCGCCAAGACGCTGGGCCAGGCCGAGATGTGGTTCGGCGCGGGGCGCGGTGCGCAGAGCGCTGTGGTCGTGCTGTTCGGTTCCGGTGTGGGCGCCTGCGTGGTCACCGACGACATGAGCCCCGGCCGGGCCGTCGAATGGGGGCATCTGACCGTGCGCGTGCGTGGCCGCCGGTGCCGCTGCGGCTCGCTCGGCTGCCTGGAGGCCTACGCAGGTGCCGAGGCGCTGCTGGAGCGCTGGCGGGAGGCGGGAGGGGAGCCCCTCATGGACGTCGACGAGGAGACCGCACTCACGGCGATGCTCGCCGCGGCCTATCCGGCCGGACAGGGCGACGCCGCCGGACCGGACTCGGACGCCACGGCCCTGGCCGTCCTGGAGGAGACAGCTGAGTACCTCGGCGCGGGCTTCTCCGATCTGATCAACCTCTTCCAGCCCGAGCGCATCCTGGTCGGGGGCTGGGCGGGGCTCCAGCTCGGCACTCGCTTCCTGGATTCGGTACGGGCCCACGCGACCTCGTACTCCCTCGCGTACCCGGCCGCGCACGTGCGGATCGGCCTCGGCACCCTGGGGCCGGACGCGGTCACCGTGGGAGCGGCCGCCCTGCCGCTCGCCGACTTCTTCGAGCGCGGCGGCCGGCAGGAGGACGCGGGCCCCCAGGAGCAGACTCCGATGTGGCAGACGACTCTGCGGGACCGGGCGGCGCACAGATGA